One Nocardioides aromaticivorans genomic window carries:
- a CDS encoding bifunctional hydroxymethylpyrimidine kinase/phosphomethylpyrimidine kinase — protein sequence MVNPPVVVTIAGSDSGGAAGIAADLTTFAALGVHGACVVTAVTAQDTTGVRAVHPVPLDVVAAQLDAVLEDLDPIAVKTGMLAGPDVVRLVARRCAGRILVVDPVLVATSGAVLGSAAVAAAYREHLLPVATVATPNEDEFEALGRPSGANVLVTRGGDIETDNDHGTGCTHSSALASYLALGDDLATAAARADAFVARQLHVSRNWTLGRGRGPVAHVHTPVPPTQGVPA from the coding sequence GTGGTCAACCCTCCCGTCGTCGTCACGATCGCCGGCAGCGACTCCGGCGGAGCGGCCGGCATCGCCGCCGACCTGACCACCTTCGCCGCCCTGGGGGTGCACGGCGCCTGCGTGGTCACCGCCGTGACCGCGCAGGACACGACGGGCGTCCGCGCCGTCCACCCGGTGCCACTCGACGTGGTCGCGGCCCAGCTCGACGCCGTCCTCGAGGACCTGGACCCGATCGCGGTCAAGACCGGCATGCTCGCCGGCCCGGACGTGGTGCGCCTCGTCGCGCGCCGGTGCGCCGGGCGGATCCTCGTCGTCGACCCGGTGCTCGTCGCGACCTCCGGCGCCGTCCTCGGCTCGGCGGCGGTCGCGGCCGCCTACCGCGAGCACCTGCTGCCGGTGGCCACCGTGGCGACGCCCAACGAGGACGAGTTCGAGGCGCTCGGCCGGCCGTCCGGGGCGAACGTGCTGGTCACCCGCGGCGGTGACATCGAGACCGACAACGACCACGGCACCGGCTGCACGCACAGCAGCGCCCTGGCGTCGTACCTCGCCCTCGGTGACGACCTCGCGACCGCCGCGGCCCGCGCCGACGCCTTCGTCGCCCGACAGCTGCACGTGAGCAGGAACTGGACCCTCGGCCGCGGCCGGGGCCCGGTCGCCCACGTCCACACCCCCGTCCCACCCACCCAAGGAGTCCCCGCATGA
- a CDS encoding thiamine phosphate synthase — protein MPRLVVLTDRSQLSLGRCLRAQMAACREAGLSHVVLRELDLEDPQREQLAADLADLGLTVVAARRDLAAAVGLHLAADQPAPAGTFGRSCHSRDEVARAADEGASWATLSPYTASGSKPGYGPPLPPDAFAGLPLPTFALGGITPGNARAARDSGAHGVAVMGAVMRAADPGAVVAALLEAVA, from the coding sequence ATGCCGCGGCTGGTGGTGCTGACCGACCGGTCCCAGCTGTCGCTGGGCCGGTGCCTGCGCGCCCAGATGGCGGCCTGCCGGGAGGCCGGGCTGAGCCACGTCGTGCTGCGCGAGCTCGACCTCGAGGACCCGCAGCGAGAGCAGCTGGCCGCCGACCTGGCCGACCTGGGGCTGACGGTGGTCGCGGCGCGCCGCGACCTCGCCGCGGCGGTCGGGCTGCACCTCGCGGCCGACCAGCCCGCGCCCGCCGGGACCTTCGGTCGCTCCTGCCACTCACGCGACGAGGTCGCCCGGGCGGCCGACGAGGGCGCGAGCTGGGCCACCCTGTCGCCGTACACGGCGAGCGGGAGCAAGCCCGGCTACGGCCCGCCGTTGCCGCCCGATGCCTTCGCCGGGCTGCCGTTGCCGACCTTCGCGCTCGGGGGCATCACGCCCGGGAACGCCCGTGCGGCGAGGGATTCCGGCGCGCACGGTGTCGCCGTGATGGGTGCCGTGATGCGGGCCGCCGACCCCGGCGCCGTGGTGGCCGCGCTGCTCGAGGCGGTGGCCTAG